CCATTCAAGTAATCCTCAAAACCAAAGTTATCAATGGCTCCTGTGTAGACTTCTAAACCGAGCATTGACGAAGGAATTGGCCCAGAAGGTCTCTGAAACCTATTAAGTCATTCACACAATACAACCCAAACAGTGTTTGTAAGATCATCATCCAAGTAAACACTTAAGAGTAATAATGCACATTTCCATTGAAACAAATGAATAGATGAAAACCATTTCCCAATGCATAACAAAAATCTTGAGACGAGAGAGCAGAGAGTTAAGCTTTTACCGTGAGAGGATTTGCGTGTCCATATCCATCTTCAGTGGAAGTGCAGTCCCGTAGGTATGCCCAATGATCGTCCTCTTCATCGCATCGTCCGATCTCTTTCCCTGAAAATGatgatattatattattaagaGCTTCTGCAATTGAGGAATCTAGTAACAACGAAATCAAACCCAATCAGCAGCAACACAAGAAGTAATCAACAAGCTTACTTAAACTCTTCTTTCTAAGCTAATCAGCTACTTTTCctagaaaaaaacatattcaaGCTCACTAATCGAAACGGAGCTATCAAACTGATATCGGGAGAGAGAGATTACAGATTCGTAAGAGGATTCGAGTGGGTGAGATCCGACGATGTCGCTCTTAACGCCGTTGAGACCAAAACGAAGAGCGTCTCTCTTCACACCACCGATCTCATGAGCTATCTTCTTCGCTgactccatttttttttttttgcttaccTTCCTTTCTCACTTCTTACCTTCTTCTATAGCTTAGCTTCCTCTGCGACTTTCTGGGCAAGCAAAGTCTTGTAATGGGCTCTCTCTTTTATTAATAAGCAAGACTCTAGGCCCATTTAAATTGTAATTTGGCCCATTTAGATTGGCTCACGTGATTCGTTCGTTTTCAATGAGACATACCcgtcaaatatttttacaaatttttgtCAAAACATCTTCACACAATTTTTTCAtggattttatattttcattatatatgtctaatactaataaatattaactaacacccctttttttaagaaaaaaagagaagttgGAATGTGATGTAGTCATGTAGATATACTTTTCTGGAAAATTCTGTAGTTAAACTTGTGAATAAGTAAATTTATCATCTCTAAAAGCAAAGATATCCTTTAAAGATTGGACGCAGTGGATGTCCACTCAAGATCAGACAAgactaataaattattttatttttttgaatgaaataaactttttattcaATAGACCGCAAAGAGTCAAAGACATGTCGAAAAGATATTGTGCGAATATTATAATCAGCTATTTCGGCGAGTTTATTTCATAGGACGATCTGAcatgaaattttatataataaagttactTCCACCTTTCAACAAAATCTTTTGAGATAATCAGTTTCCAGGCATTTGTTGATTAAATATTGTTGATTATTAGTAGGTAACTTAACTAATCCAGCTAGCCAGGTCTAGATATTATTGTCAGTACGTACACTCTTACTTGCTTTGGAGATGAAATTTGAAGCAAGCaacaaaaatgaaataacttttattttatatgataaaatgaaatgaaaagtTAAGGAAGCAAAATTCGagattaccaaaaaaatctGTTGTTTTCGGGAAAGTGGccaaattaaaccaaatctaaaaattgaaaataaattttaactttaaGAAATCTGTTGcgataaaaaattgttttaaatattatattgtgaTAATGAAGAAAAGTATACACAAAAATACGCTGGAAAATCTCTTAAAATAAAacgttacaaatatataaatacaaattgtataagaCTAGATAGTGTTACCAACTCTAGTCTTCCTTGATTTttcctttgtagccttgatttctcttttatatttactaaatttctttTGACTGCTAATATATTCTTCAAACAAGACAAGGTTGTTTTCTCTGCTTCGGAGTGTGCTATTCTGTTTTGAAGCAACGAGGAACAGTTTTAAAGGTCTCCCTCTCTTTATCTCTCAGctgcattatttttttttttgcatatacagGGCATTTCTTTCTTTGTCTTTAGTTCGTTACAAGATTTGCTTAGTAATTTTATCTAAATCAACGCACAAAATTTTACGATTGACTCGTATACATATAAAAGAAACAATCATACGTGAGtcatctaatatatatatatatatatttttttttgttcaaaacgTGAGTCATCTAATATATACTCAGTTTTTATCTAGTTTTTAGGTAAACATTTCTATTAGCTTCGTAGTGTGATTGATTAATTTTAGATAACAGTGAATATTTTTTGAAAGAGTTTATACTTTATGTTGTTCTTTTCAAGTTGTGGTCCATCATGTATTTTAGTGATGTAGTTTGCTAGctagtttagaaaaaaaaattagaagagACTGACTAACCtaaatttataaagtttcaTCTGTTGGGATTTTTCGGTAGACATGTCATTTtagcttaaattttttttcccaaattatTATACATTACACACACatgtatatatcttatttacaAAGCCAattattagaataaaaaatCTCACAGAAACGAGAAAAACCATTCAAATCTTGCAGCTTTCTCTTGAACATTTcttttgaaactattaaaaCATCACTTTTCTTTGAAACCATACATCTTGATTTTTGCTACTGACATTTTCAGATTTAGTCTTATAGCTAATAAATGTCGATTAGCTATCTTGATTTTGAAATGAGTTAATATGGTTCCAGATAGTATTATAGGATAAATGGCGTTTGCAGTTTTTGACTAGATTATAAATTGCATTATAAATTGAAATGGATACCTGGAAGTGGTGAATGTTTACAATAATTTTGAGGTACTAAGGAACTTAAAGATTGTCTACAAAAGAGGGACTTGAGCAGATCACTTCATATCATATTCAAAAATGTAGGAGTTACCAACCCTCTTGCCCAAAACCGAACTTTATAAGccaataaaatcaattaatGTATGCCTTCAAAAGGGAAAATCATATGTATCACTGCAAAATATCATTGTCTGAGCAAGAATATAGATATGCATCCGTAGAAAATAATATCAACTCTAAGATCTATCCTGCGCATATTTCAATGGCACGCTTCTAGTTCACACACTAGTGCTCAGTTTCATTTCAATTTGCATGGTAACTTAGTCAAACATTACATGTTTGTGTGTGGATACAGACTTGTATATGTGAGCGTAAATAGTCATCATCATGCCTGGTGTAATATGTACCTAATGGAAATTAGGGTCTTAAGGAAATAAACTAATTGATGTAGAGCTTTATATGAAACGTTAAACTGCAAATTGCTTAGTCTTAAAAGACTGTTGTGTGTAGCACCTAATCAAAATTATGTATGGATCTTGAAAGGGATTGGGTttcatcaaatttataaatcatttgctGATTCATCTTCAAATTGAAATACTTTAAAGGTTACATACATACCACTTGAAAGCTGTAGCTAAAATATATTAAGGTAGACAAACtgtattttagaaaataaatcttGATCAATGACATATAAGATCAGATAACATGTCCAGAAGAACACACATaaccaaatatttaatatatactcaAGAGGAATACAGGATTATTTGCCTTACATGTTTAAATTTGATGCCTAGTCCTCCGAAATATCAAGATTTATGGGAACCCTGCCagataaaaacaagaaaaagaaacatatcaTGGAATGCCAAGATATATGAATCATATAATTTAGGTTAGAGAAGCTTCTAAAATTCAAACTATACCCCTGAAGAAATTCGTGTTGGTGACTCCACAATAGAGTTGATCAATAAAAGGGTTTGGATTATAGTCAAAATCCAAGTTTTGAGGCAGAATGGCATAGTAGTTGCTGCTAGAACCCTGATCTTTCAACATGAACTCCGGATATTGCTGATTGTAACTTTGATCCATATTCATGGGAAGATTGACCTGTATCTTTGTAATACATTCTTGATTAGCAGACTCTTGGATTGATTCCTTGTAGAAAAAATCTGTCATGTCTTCTCCTCCATTGAAGTTTATGGACCTTTTGAATGGGTCCATTATTTCAGTTTGTATGATCTTGGAGGCTGTTTCTGGATGATCACTGATTATCTCTCTTGCTTTTTCCTTAGCCTTTCCTCTAGCTTTGGTTCTTGATCTCTTCGTTGAGGAAGATATGTTGCTCAATCCAGTCTTCTTATTCCTCTTCTCTGGCTTCTTGACCTTACAAACCACTTCTTCTTCGAAGCAATCAGAGCATGAACCATATACAAAGCTCGTATCACCAACATCATCATCCTTTTCTAAGTTACCTCCATTGTTTCCAAAATCTTCATCATTGTTGTAGAGCTTTTTTTCTTGGACAAGCTCTTCGATGTCTCTTCTTGATTTCTTGAGTAGCCAGTCTAATGTTTTACTAGCTTTATCAAACCCCAACATATCCTGGAGATCGAAGAATTGGCGAGAAATTCCAATAGAAAGCCTTACCCTCCTGTCTCTAAGACCTTGTGCCGTGTGAATCTTGCTATGCCTATCTTTTTTCACAGCCTTCTTGATTTCTCTCGACACCTCAGGAATGTCGAGCCCTTGCTGATTCATAGCACTGTTTGAGCTAAACGGCATGTAGTTGATAAGAGATTCAGGCACGGCTGATACCATTTGGCCCGGAGATGCTGATGACTGATGATTGTAGGGGATGCCTTGATGGCCAGAGAGTGAAGAAAGgtaaagagagagagggaaCACTGCACTGTTACTACCATTGTTGTAATTATTGTTGGAAGAAGACATCACTGAGCTTAAGGAGTTACACAAATCAAGAATGAAGACTATGAATCTTTCTGTTTTAGAAATAAAACCACAAGTTTCACatcatcaaaaataaaattttggctAAAAAACaggaaagagaaaagaagaaatcCAGAAACAAGAGAGGTAGAGATAGAGAATAAGCGTCCAATTCTCACACCAAGACAAAAAGATCAAGAGCCAAAAGTTGATTTTGGGTCTAATCTAGAAAcatgttgttcaaaaaaaagtctAATCTAGAAACATTGTTTCTTCCTCTCGCTTAATTACAGTATAACTTTTTAAGCTAGGGTTTACAATTGTTTATAGGGTTTCCAGTTGCAGATCCTATACTAGTTTAATGAGCATATATATCGGGAATTAACCTCAAACTCTACTAGTTTTAGTATCATCTTAGAATATACTTTTACTACGTATACATATACAAATAGGTACCTTCATATGAAGTATTGGCAGCAATATCTAATGGTCCAGAAATAACCACAGAAAACGACCTGTGAAGAGATTCTATTTCCATGATAAAGACCAGGCTTTTAAGAGTCATGATTCAAAGATGAATGTACAGTTGTTTTCTTGTCCGGGTCTCAtataagatctttttttttcttttttctttttaatctgcTAGTCTTTTGTCCAGATATACTTAATTTATGTAAATGGTTACTAATTATTCCTACTTGGCTACTTGCCATGAAATAAAGTTTTCAACTCTTTTATTTTGggtgaaatttttttattttatgaaggAAGATATTTATTTAGGGTGAACGTTATGATCCGGAAGAAATTGTACTCTgtatataacataaaaacatattcccctttttagggttttgtcaaaagaaaaaggacCATTAATGTGACCTGAGTTGGTTCCCCCGTACAGTTTCATTAACAGTGTGAAAGGATTTGTCGTTTTCAAATGTTCATTTTCACGTCTCTAGCCATTAATCAAGggttgttcttttttttttttaagtggaCACAACACAACTACATAATGCAAAATAGCAAAAAGATATTATGCTTAAGCaaaatatcagttttaaaagttaccataaatacaattttaaagGGATaaatttgatcattttcttcaaaaatgaaaataaaaatataagttgaatatttaaatacttgAGGATTTACAgaattatatatgattttttaaaaagatatgttAAAAATTTAGGTTTGAGATGAGTTAATTACCGTTTCTTTTTTAACCGAGATATTTAAGTGTTtgagatttaaggtttagtttTAAGATTAgaaatctaatttattaaaatagaagttataacaattttttcatgtgtgatttttttttttaaaaatagatctTTACCAAAAAGTTATGTTTCACTTATttctaattaatattttctagtTTACTGTTATAACGACTTATACCGTTAACAAATATCATTTCTAATCATTAATGAATCTCACATACACGATCTTTGCATGtctatttcaaatatataaatgtatatatatatatatacatatatatatatcaaacttaatttatttttaataatattcacTCTTGAACCGGTTCactttatatatttaacaaacaaagaaagCATTTAATTAAATTGGTTCTGACCATCATTTCTGACATATGATAGATTGATAATTCAACCTATTCGgtttaaatactaaataaacCACTATTCAGCCGGTTCATTTTATccagtaaataaaattaacaaaatcagCTTTGAACAGTACTTGAGATGTAATAGCATTCACCTTTCTAGGTActttcataaatcataaattatagTTAAGAACCAAGTATATATTATGCCTATATCAAAAGATgactaatgtttatttttaaaaggcTTTTTAAACCTTTTGGTTGCAATATTCGAAAAATCTCAACAATATTTTAGTCATCTTGTTTTTTTCAGAATGGGACAAGTTCAGTCATCTCTGCTccttctttttcattatttttatctttcgaGTTTTCAATAGTCGGGCGGATCTATTTACAAAAAGGAACCCACACACAcctttctaaatttttttatatgtaaacaCTACGATCCCTCCATGGTTAACTCCTCGGGCTATAACCTATTTGGATCAGTTTAATAAATATGGAGTTCAATgccaaacaaaagaaaaggaagagcaTTGATGTAGAGTTCAAAAGTCACTGTGGTACTCATGCATTGTAAAATTATGAATTATGAAGCAGACCTTAAATAGCCACTGAGTAGGCTCCGCACAGAAGAGCGAGTGCTGCAGCAGGTATGGTTGACACCCAGAAACAGACGCCACCTGAGTAAACATAAAGACATAGATGACCATAACTTCGTAAAACATGCTTTCAGTGATTTGATTCTACTAAAGATTATGATAGATTCTGCAAAGATGGACTTTTTTTTGCATCAGTCACAGGAACTTGTATTACAAGCAAATTTCTTTTGTGTTtacttcgttttttttttccttgtacAAAAAGAAACAATGCTTCCAAATTTGTATCAAAGTTGGCCACAATAGAGATCACTTACAGTCGCTCACTACTAATAACAGCTTCTTCCCTTTTCTCATTGCAATTCTATAAAACTACTCCCACTCTTGAAACTTTACAAATCTACAGacttaattattaaaatatctaaatcccCATTTATCCTTGTTCTTGCATGGCTTTCCCTCTCAAGGCAGTGCAAACAAATTGTCATATTCCATATCAGCTATGTCGAATAacgcatcatcatcatcatcctcataaCCACCACCACTTCCACCTGTTCCTAATGTCTCTGTTTTCCCAAGCTcagcctttaaaaaaaaagattcactCAAGAAAGAAACACCTCAAAAACATATACTAACTTGATCTATCTTGCAAAGTTACTCTTACCTTTTTTTTACAGTATCCCGTGAGCACACGGTGGTATTGCTGGCGAGACTCTTGAGAACGAGTCATAGACAAAACACGAGAGAAAGCCTCGTTCACTGCACCATCTACTTTCTGCTTACGAAACACTCTCAGAATGTCCTCATCTTCGCTCTCCTCTCCTCCACTTTCTACGTCTTGCCTGAACCCTTTTAGTCCAACACCTTTCCTTCTCCACCTCAGTATTACCTTATCTAGAACTCCTACCGCCCAGCAAATCACCTTATACTGCTTCCTCGTTTGGTAACCTCGAACATGCGCCTGCCACATATAGTAAGGTGATGAAAAACAACTATATTCACCTTCCCACTTCGAACATGTgacaaaactaatattatatattgtggTCTGGGGCCTAGTtggcatcgccagggacagaggaccgacacgtggcaacacgtgactagtctggacatCTTATGTGGAGTCAGAATACCTCTGtataatgcaaaaaaaaactatattgaTCTTAGTGAAGGTGTTAAGTAACATACCTGTATTATGACAGCTTTCTCGCGCTTTGTCAGAAACTCTTTTCGACCTTTATAGCCACGGTACTTCTTCTGGATAGACAAAGCTGCTGAATGGTAGTTCCTTGCATTTGGGCTCGACATGTCTGCGTAGATCCCGTACTCTTTCCAGAAAGTATGCCTAGCAGCTTCTCTTTGTTGTCGCTTTCTGAATGAATGTGCACGAAATGCTGCTTGGATTCTCTCTGCTGCTTGAGCTGCGTTTTTCAACGCAGCCAGTGATTGTGGATCGTTATTAACGGGATGACCTCTTCCCGCGATGGAGTTCACTGTTTTCTCTGCTTTCGCTTGAGCAGTGTTTTTAGAATCTTCGGTTTCTTCGAGTGTGAGAGACGAGAGATGGTCTGTTAACGCCACCTCTGATAGATAACCTGCAAGGCCCTTGTGGCCATTAGAGGCAGCTATCGAAGCTGGAGTTTTACCGATTGGGTCTTGCGTATTGGGATCAGTCACTGCCCCAGGTGATGCCCCTGAAGCTATAAGGGCAGACACCATTTTTTCACTGCCACAACAAAAGACAACACTGTCGGTTAGTACATTCAGTTGAAGCTATTGTCTACAAATGAAACGGTTGAAGCTAGACGGTGCTCTCTAGGACTGCAGTTtttaaccgaaccgaaccgaaatttcgGTTAGTTTGATTCCATTCGGCAGGTTTATAGAAAAACTTCAGCTTCTTGATTCAGTAATCGGTTAGTTCGGTTTAAAAAGTATTAACCAAATTCCAACCAaactaaccaaaattttaaaccaaaattacccaaatttaatagaatatttAACTGAAATATAATCGAAACCAAAACTTCGGTTAGTTTTggtaaaaacttaaaaaaccgAAACACCCGAATACTGAACCGAACTTTTTTCGGTTCAATTCAGCAATATTTTGgtcgaaccaaactaaaccgaactaCCGAAACCCGCAGGCCTAGTGCTCTCTATAGGCTCACCTTCCAAGTTGTGCAGCCCAATGAAGAGCACTCCATCCCTTACTATCACGAAAATCAACATTAACACCATGACCAAGAATTGGAGAGAGTGCCCAATCGAAGCCAAGGCCTGCCACCATATGAATAATGCCTTGTTCTTGCTTTGACAAAGAACAACAAGATGCTTGGTCTTTATCTTGGGATCTTGAAGACAGCCACGAATCCAGCTTGTCTTTAAGCAGTTCCTGTAGAAGCCAGTCAACAACAGTACCTGATGACGTTGCAGTGCCATCTCGAATGAGACGGCTCCACTCATCATCAGTGCTTGGCTCCAGGTTGGTTTTTCTATCCGATAGAAGCGTCTGCACGAACTTTACAAGTAATGAAAGCTCACCAGGACTGCTCCTAGGGATAGATGTGTCATCAGGCTTATTACGATACTCAAATCCCTTTATTTGACTACAAGAGAGTCCATCTCCAGAAGTGATGCATAGATTCACTTTGCCAGGACCACATGGAGGGGCTTGGCACCGAATAACACCTTCcttgatgatctcaaaaggaacTTGATCATTTCCAAACATGCAAGCCCATGTAGATTCTGTTGGATCACAGAGAAATGATCCTATGATTATCACCTGCATTGTCCAAAcgaaaaatctaattaaatcACCAACTCTTTCTTCTAACCAATAACATATAAAAGGTAGATTTATACATTCCCACATAGGTGTCAGAGTATACCTTTGTAGTTTCAGTTGCATAGCCCCACTCTGGTGATATGTCCTCGATGGTAAACTTTTGCTTATATGCAACTGTGTGATTCATTTCTTGCTCGGTTTGCCCTTCTTCATTCATCATTCTACTGTATTCACCGTTATTCTCTGGAGCTCCCATCTCAGAATAGCAAGCAGGAAGTTGCAAAGAAGAACCAAGTTCTTGAGGCAACAACAATGTAGCTGAAATTTGAGACAACTATCAGCACTGACCGACGTCAAACCAGGGTATAAAGCAGATGACATACCTTGGTCAATTTGGTTGCTATAAGTCCAGTTAGAATCTCCCTGCACTCCAGGTAGCAAACCTGTCCTTGGACTTAGTGTGCTTCCCTGCTTTTAACAAAAAGTACATAAATAAACTTTTACTTCTTAGTTTGAAAAAGCTACTATTAAGATTCCTAGTGTGTTTTTTATTTCTGCAAACTAAACatttcatttaattatatgaGTGAATTACCTCAGAGTTAAGAGCTGTAGAAGCCCCAAATGCCTCCAGCACATCTTTCCAAGATCCAGACTTTTGATCGCCACTCCCTCCACTACCACCTGTGTGACAAGAAAGGTTTTTCACTCTTCCTAATAACCTTCTTCAGACTATAAGGGGGCTTTGCTGAAGCTATAAAGTCTGCTACAGAGAGaggaaatagaaaaatattgaaaaccAACTTTGGCCTACCTGAATCGTTATTTACAAGCATGAGACTGTTGGGATGATGATATTCAACTCCAAAATACCCTCCGTTAGATCTATCTAGTCTGTTACTCTCCGGTCTCTGGTGTCCAGCTGCTGGTTGAGCAAGGTGACTCATGTCTTTAACGTACTCTAAAGACAGGAGACTATCCAAACTTTCATTTTGACTGTacagtggtggtggtggaacAACATTATCATATTGGGGTCCAACATACCCTGCGCAACATCTCCTTAGTTTGCTGCTACTCTCTGGTCTCTGATGTACAGTAGCTGGTGGAACCCGGTGATCAGTATCCGTACTAAAGTCTAGAAGGTCGAGACCATCCAAACTTTCTACTGGATCTGTAGCATTAACTAAAATGTCATCATCAAGACTCAGCTGTTCCTCAAGCCTCCTAAAAGCCTCCCTGTTTTCAATCTCATAAGAACTCCCACTCCCCTCCTCACCTCCAGAGTTACTACTATTAAAGACAACGCCAGAGTTAGCCTCTGCAATGCCCAGCGAAGTAGATGACTGCTGCTGCTGTTGTATGTCAGTAGAAGATTCACCAATGTGGTGGTGGTGATTGTAGCTTGGGGATGAAAAGAGAGTGGTGGGATTCAGTGAAAACTGTAAAACGGTTCCACTACTTTGCCTTCCCTGAAAAGTTAAAAAGCCAATTATAACATCATGCAATAAAACTGCAAATTTAATTATTACAGTGCTTATAGGAGAAAGTTACCTCGTTTCCGTCACTCACATCCCTGTAATGAACAAGGACAATATGGTCGTATTCCctgatataaaaaaaagataataacaTTTAATTGTTAAGTATACACAACAAGTTAGAAAGCATAGAGTATACATGACTCACAGATCTAGCATCCAGAAGATACGCCTCTGGAAAGAAGGGTCATGCTCTCCATGTGCATAATAACAATTCAAAGCCTCCACATTACCCACCTGTTCACATAAAGAAAGAGTCATTAACAACCCTTTAAAGATTCCACAACTAGTCTTTGATATTATGgttaaaccaaacaaaaccttAAGACGTTCATGAGCTTCAGCAATAGCTCTACCATCCCTCTTTTTCCTCCATTGATGACCATCTTTACGGAAGAATTTAAGAACCCTCTTATTGAAAAGATACAAAGATCCACCTGATGATGAGACAGGAAAAAAAGCAGCCAGACCTCAgcatctcaaaaaaaaaaaacccagtTGAGAACCAAAAGTCAAACTTACTAGTAGGCTTGTGAGGAGCCTTGTGAGTCAACTCATATCTCTCATGATTCTTCAAAATGAAGTACACCTCAGGAGGTTTCAACCAACGGGTCTTAGCTTCTTGGGACAGAGTACTAATCTCGTATTCTAAATTAAAcgacaaaaaggtaaaaaagagTCAGCCTTTAGTCATCCAAGtacacttttcttttttttttgggttcagAAAACTCACCGGATTGCATAGCGAGTTGAGAGGATTGTTGATCAATCCAACTTGGTCTCTGTTCTTAGGCTGTTCGCTATTATTGATAAGAGACAAAAGATCGCAAATAAGAGACAGAGAGGAGTCTCGGTAGAGAGAGTATGAGCGAGATAAAAgatctttttataacaaaaaaaaagaacaaaggtGGTGTAAAAGTTTGACTATGGACTGACGAccatgattgttttgaaacagCAAGAGGAGGTTTCCGACAACAGCCACGGCACGAAGATGGATGCTATGCCAGGTAATTATGATCATGTGTGACGATACCCATATTATTAAGGCGATATTATTGGTCCATGAATAACCACGTGTGAATACTTTGAAATTAATTAATCCTGTTACATGTCGTTGTCTCACTCGGACACTCGCAGTCGCAGCTGCAAGGAGTTATAGAGAAATTACGGAATCGGCCCGGGTCTCGTTTCACACTTTGATAATGTAGAATCGTAGATTGTAGAGGTGTCAATCGGGCTACCCGATCCAAAACCCGCGATATCCATTAATATTTAAGTCATGGCTGATTTGTTAGCAAAAACTGAAATTATAAGTTAACTGCGATTCTAATAATATAAACGGTGCGGAATTAGACTGCAGTACAGTGCAAAACGAGtagttataatattatattttattatttttatgattttaaaacatttaatttttcatGAAAAACCGGctttaactttttgtttttccatataaaattagtttactTTTTCCAGAAAAgtatttttcatatattctaaaattatattatgaagaatcaaatctaataatatttaaataatcaaatataaattaaaaataacatacTAAGAAAGCAATTTTTGTCTTAAATGCAGTCAAACGTAGA
The sequence above is drawn from the Raphanus sativus cultivar WK10039 chromosome 7, ASM80110v3, whole genome shotgun sequence genome and encodes:
- the LOC108816016 gene encoding cyclin-B1-2 translates to MESAKKIAHEIGGVKRDALRFGLNGVKSDIVGSHPLESSYESGKRSDDAMKRTIIGHTYGTALPLKMDMDTQILSRFQRPSGPIPSSMLGLEVYTGAIDNFGFEDYLNDPRDSETFKPVDLHHGMEVRLGMSKGPVAPSFM
- the LOC108816448 gene encoding transcription factor TCP1-like isoform X1 gives rise to the protein MSSSNNNYNNGSNSAVFPLSLYLSSLSGHQGIPYNHQSSASPGQMVSAVPESLINYMPFSSNSAMNQQGLDIPEVSREIKKAVKKDRHSKIHTAQGLRDRRVRLSIGISRQFFDLQDMLGFDKASKTLDWLLKKSRRDIEELVQEKKLYNNDEDFGNNGGNLEKDDDVGDTSFVYGSCSDCFEEEVVCKVKKPEKRNKKTGLSNISSSTKRSRTKARGKAKEKAREIISDHPETASKIIQTEIMDPFKRSINFNGGEDMTDFFYKESIQESANQECITKIQVNLPMNMDQSYNQQYPEFMLKDQGSSSNYYAILPQNLDFDYNPNPFIDQLYCGVTNTNFFRGFP
- the LOC108816448 gene encoding transcription factor TCP1-like isoform X2 is translated as MVSAVPESLINYMPFSSNSAMNQQGLDIPEVSREIKKAVKKDRHSKIHTAQGLRDRRVRLSIGISRQFFDLQDMLGFDKASKTLDWLLKKSRRDIEELVQEKKLYNNDEDFGNNGGNLEKDDDVGDTSFVYGSCSDCFEEEVVCKVKKPEKRNKKTGLSNISSSTKRSRTKARGKAKEKAREIISDHPETASKIIQTEIMDPFKRSINFNGGEDMTDFFYKESIQESANQECITKIQVNLPMNMDQSYNQQYPEFMLKDQGSSSNYYAILPQNLDFDYNPNPFIDQLYCGVTNTNFFRGFP